A genomic stretch from Primulina huaijiensis isolate GDHJ02 chromosome 14, ASM1229523v2, whole genome shotgun sequence includes:
- the LOC140957419 gene encoding thaumatin-like protein 1, which translates to MESNDSPMDLSLFKLYSTFFLSIFLLFSSGVRGTTFTFVNKCEVTVWPGILANAGGPKLDSTGFQLPPDSSRTLISPAGWSGRFWGRTDCEFSDSGTGSCKTGDCGSGEPECRGSGAAPPVTLAEFTLGTGGLDFYDVSLVDGYNLPMIVEATGGSGMCASTGCVTDLNRVCPSELRVGNGAACRSACEAFGSPKYCCSGEFNSPSSCKPTVYSQMFKSACPRSYSYAYDDPTSTFTCTGADYIVTFCPSTSSQKSSKDPTPTTSTTTPATENGDGSLQGSDKGYGISVTGMDPGSDPRSASESSPDEGSWLAGLAMGVSSGVVHSPSTLHSGAIFIFFSLVSFFVCSAPFYFF; encoded by the exons ATGGAAAGCAACGACAGTCCTATGGATCTTTCCTTGTTCAAGTTGTATTCGACTTTCTTCCTCAgcatctttcttcttttttcctcaG GGGTACGTGGAACTACATTCACCTTTGTGAACAAATGCGAGGTTACAGTGTGGCCTGGTATACTAGCAAACGCCGGCGGTCCTAAACTTGATAGCACAGGGTTTCAGCTTCCCCCAGACTCCTCCCGCACATTGATTTCCCCCGCCGGCTGGTCTGGCCGGTTCTGGGGACGAACAGATTGCGAATTCTCGGATTCCGGAACAGGATCTTGCAAGACCGGCGACTGCGGGTCCGGTGAGCCAGAATGCCGCGGGTCCGGGGCTGCACCGCCCGTCACATTGGCAGAGTTTACCCTCGGAACTGGCGGTCTAGACTTCTACGACGTAAGCCTAGTCGACGGCTACAATTTGCCTATGATAGTTGAAGCCACCGGCGGTTCGGGCATGTGCGCTTCCACCGGCTGCGTGACGGATCTTAACCGAGTCTGCCCGTCGGAGCTACGAGTTGGAAATGGGGCAGCTTGTAGGAGCGCGTGTGAGGCTTTCGGGAGCCCTAAGTACTGTTGCAGCGGCGAGTTTAACTCGCCCTCGTCGTGCAAGCCGACGGTTTACTCGCAGATGTTTAAGTCTGCTTGTCCCAGATCCTATAGCTATGCTTATGATGATCCCACGAGCACTTTCACTTGCACTGGTGCTGATTATATTGTGACATTTTGTCCCTCCACGTCAAG TCAGAAATCTTCCAAAGATCCAACTCCAACAACGTCAACCACTACACCAGCAACTGAGAATGGCGATGGATCTCTACAGGGTTCGGATAAAGGGTACGGAATCAGTGTGACCGGAATGGATCCAGGCTCTGATCCGAGATCCGCATCCGAGTCTTCTCCGGACGAGGGGTCATGGTTGGCTGGTCTAGCCATGGGGGTTTCATCTGGGGTCGTCCATTCTCCATCAACTTTGCATTCTGGTGCtatctttattttcttttcattgGTTTCCTTTTTTGTTTGTAGTGCCCCCTTTTATTTTTTCTAG
- the LOC140957290 gene encoding uncharacterized protein isoform X1, protein MDGGDDPSKLASNPHEPTTTTQPLLSHQFPSPSAASISETEEDQAQYLQISYNYGPRPFKDLPFLILFCVLVLFTFGFGIFATVNRNPHRYQVSSFVYNTTLSSCTIQYFGSPFSLNSSEWNLLSSAFGDNPTSLNASKSNLSESVPGNSPAFHNSTSSIPQESSLLYSLMDYLSLCSNPTSLNSLGSSVLNSLIWTLVVTLILSLPFVLLVLLLLKRYTKQIVYASLPFFVIVPIFINVSWFVACTVSSRCSDAFPLSYRILVLIFVFLIIGVIVWIFIVNWHRVELTVSIIGVAANALSSNLGLFGVLPSLTLGLFVYYVPIVFFLIYSSSNGKIVPRKENGEHYCVWKQDRWVPAYYTLAIFTMLWSATAMVEAQVYVISGTIAQWYFSKDELRPKRAIRSSLRNAFGHSSGTICFSGLIFGAVRVVRSMVDNARQEETSGIVNVILRCCVSALMSAIDFLNKFTINFAAITGEAYCKAARMTYELLKRNLLSAVFVETVSTRILAGIILVLSAIYTVVVCVILKAGIHLGDDAYFVAVMAWILLIVILGYFVHVLDNVIDTVYVCYAIDRDRGEVSKQDVHDVYVHLPISRSHRPAGFPVRAPLGV, encoded by the exons ATGGACGGCGGAGATGACCCGAGTAAGCTGGCTTCCAACCCCCACGAACCCACCACCACAACCCAGCCGCTCCTTTCCCACCAATTTCCTTCACCCTCCGCCGCTTCGATTTCTGAAACTGAAGAAGACCAAGCTCAGTACCTTCAGATCTCTTACAATTATGGGCCTCGCCCTTTTAAAGATTTGCCCTTCCTTATTCTCTTTTGTGTTCTTGTACTCTTCACTTTTGGTTTCGGAATTTTCGCAACTGTTAACAGAAACCCCCACCGCTATCAAGTTTCCTCGTTTGTCTACAACACCACCTTATCTTCTTGCACCATTCAGTATTTTGGCTCTCCGTTTTCTTTGAATTCTTCGGAGTGGAATCTTCTCAGTTCAGCTTTTGGTGACAACCCCACTTCTTTGAATGCCTCAAAATCGAATCTTTCTGAGAGTGTGCCTGGAAATTCCCCTGCTTTTCATAACTCCACCTCTTCAATTCCCCAAGAATCGAGTCTACTTTATAGTTTGATGGATTATTTATCTCTTTGTAGCAATCCCACATCTTTGAACTCCTTAGGATCGAGCGTTTTGAATAGCTTGATATGGACTCTTGTAGTCACCCTAATTTTGAGCTTGCCCTTTGTGTTGTTAGTGCTTTTGTTGCTTAAACGCTACACAAAACAGATAGTGTATGCTTCGCTTCCATTTTTTGTGATAGTCCCAATTTTCATCAATGTTTCTTGGTTTGTTGCTTGCACTGTGAGCTCCAGATGTAGTGATGCTTTTCCCTTATCTTATCGAATTTTAGTCCTCATTTTTGTGTTCTTAATAATTGGGGTAATCGTGTGGATATTCATAGTAAACTGGCATAGAGTTGAGTTAACCGTGAGTATCATCGGCGTGGCTGCTAATGCATTGTCAAGTAACTTGGGGTTGTTTGGAGTTCTTCCATCTCTTACTTTGGGTTTATTTGTGTACTATGTGCCCATAGTTTTTTTCTTGATATACTCGAGCAGTAATGGAAAAATTGTGCCTCGAAAAGAGAATGGGGAACACTATTGTGTTTGGAAACAGGATAGATGGGTGCCCGCCTATTATACGTTGGCGATCTTTACTATGCTCTGGTCTGCTACAGCAATGGTGGAAGCTCAGGTATATGTGATAAGTGGAACTATAGCTCAGTGGTACTTCTCAAAGGATGAGTTGCGGCCAAAGCGTGCAATAAGAAGTTCGTTGAG AAATGCATTTGGCCACTCCTCTGGCACAATATGTTTCTCAGGATTAATTTTCGGCGCAGTTCGTGTTGTGCGCTCTATGGTTGATAATGCTAGGCAAGAGGAGACATCAGGAATTGTAAATGTCATTCTACGGTGCTGTGTCAGTGCCCTAATGTCAGCAATTGATTTTCTGAACAAATTCACAATAAACTTTGCAGCCATAACTGGCGAAGCATATTGCAAAGCCGCAAGAATGACTTACGAACTTCTCAAACGCAACCTTCTTTCTGCAGTATTTGTTGAGACCGTTTCTACTCGAATACTGGCTGGCATTATCCTAGTGCTATCTGCAATCTACACAGTAGTG GTTTGTGTAATATTGAAAGCTGGAATTCATCTTGGGGACGATGCCTACTTTGTTGCTGTCATGGCCTGGATACTGTTGATCGTGATTCTTGGCTACTTCGTGCACGTTCTGGACAATGTTATCGATACAGTGTATGTTTGCTATGCTATTGACCGGGACCGAGGGGAGGTCTCGAAACAGGACGTCCACGATGTTTATGTTCATCTACCCATCAGTAGAAGTCATAGACCAGCAGGTTTTCCTGTAAGAGCTCCTCTTGGAGTTTAA
- the LOC140957196 gene encoding rac-like GTP-binding protein RHO1 yields MSASRFIKCVTVGDGAVGKTCLLISYTSNTFPTDYVPTVFDNFSANVVVDGSTVNLGLWDTAGQEDYNRLRPLSYRGADVFILSFSLISKASFENISKKWVPELRHYAPGVPIILVGTKLDLREDKQFFLDHPGAVPIMNAQGEELRKLIGATAYIECSAKTQQNVKAVFDAAIKVILQPPKQKKKKKKGGHKACNIL; encoded by the exons ATGAGTGCGTCGAGGTTTATAAAGTGTGTAACTGTCGGAGATGGTGCCGTGGGTAAAACTTGCCTGCTCATTTCTTACACCAGCAACACCTTTCCCACT GATTACGTCCCAACTGTGTTTGACAATTTTAGTGCCAATGTTGTGGTGGATGGAAGCACTGTTAATTTAGGATTGTGGGATACTGCAG GCCAGGAGGATTACAATAGATTAAGACCATTGAGTTACCGTGGAGCTGATGtctttattctttcattttccCTTATTAGCAAGGCCAGCTTCGAGAATATCTCCAAGAAG TGGGTACCTGAATTGAGGCATTATGCACCTGGAGTTCCAATAATTCTTGTTGGAACAAAGCTTG ATCTTCGTGAGGACAAGCAATTCTTCCTAGACCACCCAGGAGCAGTTCCCATCATGAATGCACAG GGAGAGGAGCTGAGGAAGTTGATTGGAGCAACTGCTTATATAGAATGTAGTGCTAAAACACAACAG AATGTGAAGGCAGTGTTTGATGCAGCAATAAAAGTTATCCTGCAGCCACCAAagcaaaagaagaaaaagaagaaggggGGTCATAAAGCTTGCAATATATTGTGA
- the LOC140957290 gene encoding uncharacterized protein isoform X2: MDGGDDPSKLASNPHEPTTTTQPLLSHQFPSPSAASISETEEDQAQYLQISYNYGPRPFKDLPFLILFCVLVLFTFGFGIFATVNRNPHRYQVSSFVYNTTLSSCTIQYFGSPFSLNSSEWNLLSSAFGDNPTSLNASKSNLSESVPGNSPAFHNSTSSIPQESSLLYSLMDYLSLCSNPTSLNSLGSSVLNSLIWTLVVTLILSLPFVLLVLLLLKRYTKQIVYASLPFFVIVPIFINVSWFVACTVSSRCSDAFPLSYRILVLIFVFLIIGVIVWIFIVNWHRVELTVSIIGVAANALSSNLGLFGVLPSLTLGLFVYYVPIVFFLIYSSSNGKIVPRKENGEHYCVWKQDRWVPAYYTLAIFTMLWSATAMVEAQVYVISGTIAQWYFSKDELRPKRAIRSSLRNAFGHSSGTICFSGLIFGAVRVVRSMVDNARQEETSGIVNVILRCCVSALMSAIDFLNKFTINFAAITGEAYCKAARMTYELLKRNLLSAVFVETVSTRILAGIILVLSAIYTVVVTGIHLGDDAYFVAVMAWILLIVILGYFVHVLDNVIDTVYVCYAIDRDRGEVSKQDVHDVYVHLPISRSHRPAGFPVRAPLGV, encoded by the exons ATGGACGGCGGAGATGACCCGAGTAAGCTGGCTTCCAACCCCCACGAACCCACCACCACAACCCAGCCGCTCCTTTCCCACCAATTTCCTTCACCCTCCGCCGCTTCGATTTCTGAAACTGAAGAAGACCAAGCTCAGTACCTTCAGATCTCTTACAATTATGGGCCTCGCCCTTTTAAAGATTTGCCCTTCCTTATTCTCTTTTGTGTTCTTGTACTCTTCACTTTTGGTTTCGGAATTTTCGCAACTGTTAACAGAAACCCCCACCGCTATCAAGTTTCCTCGTTTGTCTACAACACCACCTTATCTTCTTGCACCATTCAGTATTTTGGCTCTCCGTTTTCTTTGAATTCTTCGGAGTGGAATCTTCTCAGTTCAGCTTTTGGTGACAACCCCACTTCTTTGAATGCCTCAAAATCGAATCTTTCTGAGAGTGTGCCTGGAAATTCCCCTGCTTTTCATAACTCCACCTCTTCAATTCCCCAAGAATCGAGTCTACTTTATAGTTTGATGGATTATTTATCTCTTTGTAGCAATCCCACATCTTTGAACTCCTTAGGATCGAGCGTTTTGAATAGCTTGATATGGACTCTTGTAGTCACCCTAATTTTGAGCTTGCCCTTTGTGTTGTTAGTGCTTTTGTTGCTTAAACGCTACACAAAACAGATAGTGTATGCTTCGCTTCCATTTTTTGTGATAGTCCCAATTTTCATCAATGTTTCTTGGTTTGTTGCTTGCACTGTGAGCTCCAGATGTAGTGATGCTTTTCCCTTATCTTATCGAATTTTAGTCCTCATTTTTGTGTTCTTAATAATTGGGGTAATCGTGTGGATATTCATAGTAAACTGGCATAGAGTTGAGTTAACCGTGAGTATCATCGGCGTGGCTGCTAATGCATTGTCAAGTAACTTGGGGTTGTTTGGAGTTCTTCCATCTCTTACTTTGGGTTTATTTGTGTACTATGTGCCCATAGTTTTTTTCTTGATATACTCGAGCAGTAATGGAAAAATTGTGCCTCGAAAAGAGAATGGGGAACACTATTGTGTTTGGAAACAGGATAGATGGGTGCCCGCCTATTATACGTTGGCGATCTTTACTATGCTCTGGTCTGCTACAGCAATGGTGGAAGCTCAGGTATATGTGATAAGTGGAACTATAGCTCAGTGGTACTTCTCAAAGGATGAGTTGCGGCCAAAGCGTGCAATAAGAAGTTCGTTGAG AAATGCATTTGGCCACTCCTCTGGCACAATATGTTTCTCAGGATTAATTTTCGGCGCAGTTCGTGTTGTGCGCTCTATGGTTGATAATGCTAGGCAAGAGGAGACATCAGGAATTGTAAATGTCATTCTACGGTGCTGTGTCAGTGCCCTAATGTCAGCAATTGATTTTCTGAACAAATTCACAATAAACTTTGCAGCCATAACTGGCGAAGCATATTGCAAAGCCGCAAGAATGACTTACGAACTTCTCAAACGCAACCTTCTTTCTGCAGTATTTGTTGAGACCGTTTCTACTCGAATACTGGCTGGCATTATCCTAGTGCTATCTGCAATCTACACAGTAGTGGTTA CTGGAATTCATCTTGGGGACGATGCCTACTTTGTTGCTGTCATGGCCTGGATACTGTTGATCGTGATTCTTGGCTACTTCGTGCACGTTCTGGACAATGTTATCGATACAGTGTATGTTTGCTATGCTATTGACCGGGACCGAGGGGAGGTCTCGAAACAGGACGTCCACGATGTTTATGTTCATCTACCCATCAGTAGAAGTCATAGACCAGCAGGTTTTCCTGTAAGAGCTCCTCTTGGAGTTTAA